The following are from one region of the Rosistilla carotiformis genome:
- a CDS encoding PSD1 and planctomycete cytochrome C domain-containing protein codes for MNLSVAEDRLAADRFIPQHAFGKNAPGDLSSGFAAPWQLSQIRPAKFADAVEPSHSNGSQPNVVIAGTNQRNNPLRRELSRTYAEDQLFVGFRFLYEPAKLDQGIDPEFFVLWLDRTQGSDQAVHSIGVPNIGIHMADRGPSRGKNVFMVRFGAGQVAWSRTEMEPGKTYRVIAKLSKQTAGTRNGYSQIQLWVDPQSDDAEQPILSLSNQDGIHQFRWIGFATGGKTEREDRIRVDDVVLSRSWQDAFTFLSDSTDPSSLHHAMNPPAVTWDHPIDFTTDIFPILRDRCFGCHAGDYPDSGFRLDVRNELLGFSTGHVLAIPGESHSSPLLKALTTKSEAERMPPDEAPLADMEVAKIRAWIDQGLKWDDALLPTPKIESDHWAFLPIKRPAVPVRSTGPVDDETTGSRHPIDVFIHARQKEIGVQPTAPADRRTLVRRLYLDMLGLPPTVAQTEAFVNDTSADAYEKLVDALLLSPHYGERMARYWLDLARWGESQGYQHDIPRPFAWRYRDYVIDAFNSDKSYAQFLREQIAGDELQPYTDDALIATGFLAAARISGNQLDKLQQRTDVMMDIVDNTTSALLGLTMECAQCHNHKFEPIMQRDYYALMAFFANGQLGNYKLRDTPSVPADEIQNWFTSDSYRFYLSEAKKRKVVPGDYPVHTWGFYSPRTGDKQVQHLPVVNRSPLPYSPDFLSEKTTHVLIRGDVRSPGLRVEPAWPAVLGETPSQLLPTPRQALADWLSSAQNPLVARVWVNRLWQSHFGRGLVETPSDFGTHGAAPTHPLLLDWLASELIDNDWSTKHIHRLIVTSATYRQSGVSVAANLELDLDNKTLWRWPQRRMEAEVIRDSILVATGELNRLVGGPSVAPQRDEQALRRTIYLSQRRSQMPDVMTMFDAPDGVRSCSRREVSTVALQPLYLLNSPFVVKRAEQLARIVRDQAGDDPEAQIHVVFEQTLGRAPMAAEVRLAMGLLERSDTDSGVGGADGNVSPELIRLCHSMMNLNEFVYIP; via the coding sequence GTGAATCTTTCTGTCGCGGAAGATCGGTTGGCGGCCGATCGCTTCATTCCTCAACACGCTTTTGGCAAGAACGCGCCGGGCGACCTGTCTTCGGGCTTCGCCGCGCCGTGGCAGTTGTCGCAAATTCGGCCCGCTAAATTTGCTGACGCTGTCGAACCGTCTCATTCCAATGGTTCGCAACCCAATGTCGTGATCGCCGGAACGAATCAGCGAAACAATCCACTGCGTCGGGAGCTGAGCCGAACGTACGCAGAGGATCAGCTGTTTGTTGGGTTTCGGTTTCTCTACGAGCCTGCCAAGCTTGATCAAGGAATCGACCCCGAATTCTTTGTGCTGTGGCTCGATCGCACTCAAGGAAGCGATCAGGCGGTCCATAGCATTGGGGTGCCCAACATCGGGATTCATATGGCAGATCGTGGCCCCAGTCGTGGTAAAAACGTCTTTATGGTGCGGTTCGGGGCGGGGCAAGTCGCGTGGAGTCGCACCGAGATGGAGCCCGGGAAGACCTATCGTGTGATTGCCAAGCTCTCCAAGCAGACCGCGGGAACACGCAATGGTTACAGCCAAATCCAACTGTGGGTCGACCCGCAATCCGATGATGCCGAGCAACCGATCCTTTCGTTGAGTAACCAAGATGGTATCCACCAATTCCGTTGGATCGGTTTTGCGACGGGAGGCAAGACGGAACGTGAGGACCGAATCCGTGTGGACGACGTGGTTCTATCCCGTTCGTGGCAAGACGCATTTACGTTCCTGAGTGATTCCACCGATCCCTCTTCACTTCACCACGCCATGAATCCGCCGGCGGTGACATGGGATCATCCCATCGATTTCACCACCGATATTTTTCCGATCTTACGAGATCGTTGCTTTGGCTGTCACGCGGGCGACTATCCCGATTCGGGATTTCGTTTGGATGTTCGAAACGAATTGCTTGGGTTCAGTACCGGGCATGTGTTGGCCATCCCAGGAGAAAGTCACAGCAGCCCTCTGTTGAAAGCGTTGACAACCAAGTCGGAAGCGGAGCGGATGCCTCCCGATGAAGCGCCACTTGCCGACATGGAGGTGGCGAAAATTCGAGCTTGGATTGACCAGGGGTTGAAATGGGACGATGCGCTCCTGCCGACGCCGAAGATAGAATCCGATCACTGGGCGTTTTTGCCGATCAAGCGTCCCGCGGTGCCTGTCCGTTCAACCGGTCCCGTTGACGATGAAACGACCGGTTCACGGCATCCGATCGACGTGTTCATTCACGCCCGGCAAAAAGAGATCGGTGTCCAACCCACCGCGCCGGCCGATCGTCGAACGCTCGTACGGCGTTTGTATCTCGACATGTTGGGTTTGCCTCCCACCGTTGCACAGACCGAAGCGTTTGTTAACGACACCTCTGCCGATGCTTATGAGAAATTGGTCGACGCACTGTTGTTGTCGCCTCATTATGGAGAGCGGATGGCCCGCTACTGGCTCGATCTGGCTAGGTGGGGCGAGAGCCAAGGGTACCAGCATGACATCCCCCGCCCCTTTGCGTGGCGCTATCGCGACTATGTGATCGACGCATTCAATTCTGATAAGTCATATGCCCAGTTTTTGCGAGAACAGATTGCGGGCGATGAATTGCAACCCTATACCGACGACGCACTGATCGCGACAGGCTTCCTCGCAGCGGCTCGCATCAGTGGCAATCAATTGGACAAGCTGCAGCAGCGAACCGACGTGATGATGGACATCGTCGACAACACGACCAGCGCGTTGTTAGGGCTGACGATGGAGTGTGCTCAGTGCCACAACCACAAATTCGAACCCATCATGCAACGCGACTACTATGCGTTGATGGCGTTTTTCGCGAACGGGCAATTGGGGAATTATAAGCTGCGCGATACGCCGTCCGTGCCCGCTGACGAAATTCAAAACTGGTTCACCAGCGATTCCTATCGTTTTTATCTTTCGGAAGCCAAAAAGCGGAAGGTCGTTCCCGGCGACTATCCCGTACACACGTGGGGATTCTATTCTCCGCGAACGGGTGACAAACAGGTGCAGCATCTTCCGGTGGTGAATCGGTCTCCGTTGCCCTATTCCCCCGATTTCCTCTCCGAGAAGACAACGCATGTATTGATTCGTGGGGACGTCCGCAGTCCGGGGCTGCGCGTTGAACCAGCGTGGCCTGCGGTACTGGGGGAAACGCCTTCGCAGCTTCTTCCCACACCGCGTCAGGCGTTGGCCGATTGGTTGTCCAGTGCACAGAATCCGTTGGTCGCGCGTGTCTGGGTGAATCGGCTGTGGCAGTCCCACTTTGGCCGCGGGTTGGTTGAAACGCCGAGCGACTTTGGTACGCACGGCGCGGCGCCAACGCATCCTCTGCTGTTGGATTGGTTGGCCTCGGAATTGATCGACAACGACTGGAGTACCAAACATATTCATCGCTTGATCGTTACCTCGGCAACCTATCGACAATCGGGCGTGTCGGTTGCGGCCAATCTTGAGCTTGATTTGGACAACAAGACCTTGTGGCGATGGCCTCAGCGACGGATGGAAGCCGAGGTGATTCGCGATTCCATCTTAGTTGCCACGGGCGAATTGAACCGACTGGTCGGCGGGCCAAGCGTGGCACCGCAGCGGGATGAACAGGCATTGCGACGGACGATCTATTTGTCCCAGCGTCGCAGCCAAATGCCCGACGTGATGACGATGTTTGATGCCCCCGACGGTGTTCGCAGTTGTTCGCGGCGCGAGGTGTCAACCGTCGCGTTGCAGCCATTGTATCTGCTGAACAGTCCGTTTGTGGTCAAGCGAGCTGAGCAGTTGGCAAGGATCGTTAGGGATCAAGCGGGTGACGATCCCGAAGCACAGATTCATGTCGTGTTCGAACAAACACTCGGCAGAGCTCCTATGGCGGCGGAGGTTCGACTTGCCATGGGCTTGTTGGAACGTAGTGACACGGACAGCGGGGTAGGGGGGGCTGATGGGAACGTTTCCCCCGAGCTGATTCGCCTGTGCCACTCCATGATGAACCTCAACGAATTCGTCTATATCCCCTAA
- a CDS encoding DUF1501 domain-containing protein — translation MTPFTQSRRAFFETAGIGLGSLAFNSLLGADAAGNTSSQPFLQQPHFPPTVKSVIFLFMSGGPGHMDTFDPKPVLSKMDGEYVPGSIAATVPNIPRAGVGSKLMASPFGFKKYGESGIEVSDLLPHTARHVDDLCVIRSLNHRIPVHGPGENFTLTGSSLGERPSLGGWVTYGLGSEAQDLPGFIVLSSNSSGPAPQRPGWGSGFLPARFQGTQLDNQRGVPYSELPDLYSVSDRRNQLDFIRSMNQQHLRRQDENTELEARIESYELGFRMQLNAPEILDLSGETEATQRMYGIDQKASSLFGSHCLLARRLVEQGVRFIQLRNGGWDAHGSLKGNHINRCRATDMPVAGLLQDLKQRNLLDQTLVIWGGEFGRTPTTEGSRTGDARGRDHSPAGYTMWMAGGGIKGGQVIGATDELGYVPIDRPLSPHDLHATMLHGLGLDQHKLIYLHNNREEIPTVLGGEVIREAFAT, via the coding sequence GTGACTCCATTCACTCAATCCCGAAGAGCGTTCTTCGAAACCGCGGGCATCGGCTTGGGATCGCTCGCTTTTAATTCTCTGCTTGGCGCCGATGCGGCGGGCAACACTTCCAGTCAACCGTTTTTGCAGCAGCCGCACTTTCCGCCAACGGTCAAGAGCGTGATCTTTTTGTTCATGTCGGGCGGACCAGGCCACATGGATACCTTTGATCCGAAGCCGGTGTTGTCGAAAATGGATGGTGAGTACGTTCCTGGCAGTATCGCCGCGACGGTCCCCAACATTCCGCGGGCGGGGGTCGGATCGAAATTGATGGCCTCGCCGTTTGGCTTTAAAAAGTATGGCGAGTCGGGAATCGAGGTGTCCGACTTGCTTCCCCACACAGCGCGTCACGTCGACGATCTGTGCGTGATACGTTCGTTGAACCACAGGATACCGGTGCATGGGCCTGGGGAAAACTTCACGTTGACCGGATCTTCGCTCGGTGAACGGCCTAGCTTGGGCGGTTGGGTCACCTATGGGTTAGGCAGCGAAGCTCAGGATTTGCCTGGATTTATTGTCCTTTCGTCCAATTCGTCGGGGCCCGCACCCCAGCGGCCTGGCTGGGGGAGCGGATTCCTGCCAGCCCGGTTCCAAGGGACTCAGTTGGACAACCAGCGGGGCGTGCCTTATTCCGAACTCCCCGATCTGTATTCGGTTTCCGATCGTCGGAATCAGCTCGATTTCATTCGCAGCATGAATCAACAACATCTCCGACGGCAAGATGAAAACACCGAACTCGAAGCGCGGATCGAATCTTACGAATTAGGTTTTCGGATGCAGTTGAACGCTCCCGAAATTCTGGACCTGTCCGGCGAAACCGAAGCGACCCAGCGGATGTACGGGATCGACCAGAAGGCCAGCAGTTTGTTCGGCAGCCATTGCCTTTTGGCACGTCGGCTCGTCGAGCAAGGTGTGCGTTTCATTCAACTGAGGAACGGCGGTTGGGACGCGCACGGATCCTTGAAAGGGAATCACATCAACCGCTGTCGGGCCACCGACATGCCTGTCGCCGGCCTGCTGCAAGACCTGAAGCAACGCAACCTGTTGGATCAAACCTTGGTTATATGGGGCGGAGAGTTTGGGCGAACACCAACCACGGAAGGGAGTCGCACCGGCGATGCACGCGGTCGCGATCATTCGCCTGCGGGGTACACGATGTGGATGGCTGGCGGCGGCATCAAGGGAGGCCAAGTGATTGGCGCGACCGACGAATTGGGGTACGTCCCCATCGATCGTCCGCTCTCCCCACACGACCTGCATGCCACGATGTTACACGGTCTCGGACTTGATCAACACAAACTGATCTATCTGCACAACAATCGCGAAGAAATTCCCACGGTCCTTGGTGGTGAGGTGATTCGTGAAGCATTTGCCACCTGA
- a CDS encoding DUF1559 domain-containing protein — MIAIIGILVGLLLPAVQAAREAARRMSCQNNMKNIGLALHNYHDTYRTLPPGGFSHRHANSSSTNEYTAFGAISHSYLVSILSFAEEGNLYDRFNTIQGWRGKPNRQAVTSVPSVYQCPSSANERSDHVDETILNAAGTQAIGQMFAGHYVGNMGPIGTGYTLQCDADGSTPAPACKSSNQVSAQGVLGAQNCVRFAAVTDGTSNTIMVGELSAMKIPAGAVAPRAWSRGCADHSCGMSKNVKYGINVLGFVSGEFNSMSFSSQHPGGALAAIVDGSVKFMSETVDMDLYLATASRDGGESQIIGF; from the coding sequence GTGATCGCGATCATTGGCATCCTGGTCGGCCTGCTGCTGCCAGCCGTTCAAGCGGCAAGAGAAGCGGCGCGGCGAATGTCCTGTCAAAACAACATGAAGAACATCGGACTCGCGTTACATAATTATCACGACACCTATCGTACGCTGCCGCCGGGCGGATTCAGCCACCGTCATGCGAATAGTTCCAGTACGAATGAGTACACGGCCTTTGGGGCCATCAGTCATAGTTATCTGGTTTCGATCTTATCTTTTGCCGAAGAGGGCAATTTGTATGACCGATTCAACACGATCCAAGGATGGCGTGGTAAGCCGAATCGTCAGGCGGTGACATCCGTCCCGAGTGTCTACCAGTGCCCGAGTTCGGCCAATGAACGCTCCGATCATGTAGACGAGACGATTCTCAACGCCGCTGGTACCCAGGCTATTGGGCAGATGTTTGCGGGGCATTATGTCGGCAACATGGGACCGATCGGCACGGGGTATACGTTGCAATGTGATGCGGACGGCAGTACCCCGGCACCGGCATGCAAGTCAAGCAATCAAGTTTCCGCGCAAGGAGTTCTTGGTGCGCAGAATTGTGTCCGTTTTGCAGCGGTGACCGACGGCACCTCCAACACGATCATGGTGGGTGAGTTGTCTGCGATGAAAATTCCCGCCGGCGCAGTCGCGCCGCGCGCGTGGTCACGTGGGTGTGCGGATCACTCGTGCGGGATGAGCAAAAACGTGAAGTATGGGATCAACGTCTTGGGGTTTGTGTCGGGAGAGTTTAATAGCATGAGTTTCAGTAGCCAGCACCCTGGTGGTGCATTGGCAGCGATCGTCGATGGCAGTGTCAAGTTTATGTCGGAGACCGTGGACATGGACTTGTATTTGGCAACCGCCAGTCGAGACGGTGGCGAGTCCCAAATTATCGGATTCTAA
- a CDS encoding GntR family transcriptional regulator, with product MSDVIRDRIAGRIYDGSLQPGERLRELAIAEEFGTSQTPVREALRELEALRLVHSEAYKGTRVREITAREMTEVYLVRAILEQRAAELAGSRLENNVEPLDRAVDRICDSAADGDVDGYARHNLDFHRQIVVAADNMVLLQAWDSLRFEAKIRINLIRKMPSIVERAAEHRPIVAALRRGDGDAAGRLLREHSESFAAVWAEEAAAQLKTQHVESQETSS from the coding sequence ATGAGCGACGTGATTCGCGATCGCATCGCGGGCCGGATTTACGACGGTTCGCTGCAGCCGGGAGAGAGGTTGCGCGAGCTGGCGATTGCGGAAGAGTTTGGCACCAGCCAGACGCCGGTTCGCGAGGCGCTGCGGGAACTCGAAGCGCTCCGCTTGGTTCATTCGGAAGCCTACAAAGGGACGCGTGTTCGCGAGATCACCGCGCGGGAGATGACCGAGGTCTATCTGGTCCGCGCGATCCTGGAACAACGCGCCGCCGAACTGGCTGGCTCGCGATTAGAGAACAACGTGGAACCGTTGGATCGAGCGGTCGATCGGATTTGTGATTCCGCGGCGGATGGGGATGTCGATGGGTACGCCCGGCACAACCTCGACTTCCACCGCCAGATCGTGGTCGCGGCCGACAACATGGTCCTGCTGCAGGCTTGGGACTCATTACGTTTCGAAGCGAAGATCCGCATCAACCTGATACGCAAGATGCCTTCGATCGTTGAACGCGCCGCCGAACACCGGCCAATCGTCGCTGCGTTGCGACGCGGTGATGGGGACGCAGCGGGGCGATTGTTGCGCGAACATTCGGAATCCTTTGCCGCCGTTTGGGCTGAAGAAGCCGCCGCACAATTAAAGACGCAACACGTGGAGTCGCAAGAGACATCGTCCTAG
- a CDS encoding efflux RND transporter permease subunit: protein MWIVRLALMRPYTFVVASMLIAIAGVISIRRMETDIFPQVNIPVVAIIWNYEGIPPDEMEKRIVGSFERVLFSTVSDIEHVESQSLNGISVVKVFLQEGASIEAAISQIVATSQQSLKSMPPGIFPPLVMRYNAANVPIVQASIGSDVLTEQQLYDLAINTMRPGLAPVRGAQLTWPYGGKVRQIMIDIDPQKLHAWGISPGEISEAVNVQNLILPSGSVKIGVQEMNVRLNGSTQAVEAISELPIKSIGNRTITIGDVAVVRDGFAPQRNIVHVDGKRGVLQPILKSSGSTLDIVRGVRDRLPAVLNTLPEAMKVTLLADQSIFVRNAVHGVLVEAAIAAGLTGAMILLFLGSWRSTLIIVISIPLAILASITVMGALGHSLNVMTLGGLALAVGILVDDATVEIENIHRNLHQRKALTRSILDGAQQIAMPALVSTLCICIVFLPVWFITGTARALFVPMAMAVVFAMLASYLLSRTLVPTMTRYLLAAEVDRYVTADASEAGAGLFMRLHHVFNRAFEWMRGIYGSGLSWLLAHRIAVTVLFLGFSLGSFALLPMIGQDFFPSVDSGQMRLHVRAPAGTRVEETERHFARVVDTVREVIPAEEIESIIDNMGIPNSGINLALSDGTLMSSADGEILITLGPGHAPTDVYKKNLRGELMRRFPELIFFYKPPDIITQVLNFGLSAPVDIQLVGPRRNLAANYEIAKQIRDQLQEIPGAADVRIHQVPYAPELQIETDRTLLSQLGISQRELANDVLVSLSSSKQAAPNYWLDPKKGIQYPLVVQSPQRQVTSVAAISATPITSREGANASQLLGNLAQVTRRVGPSNVTHYNVAPSLDVLANVEGTDLGSVAAEVDRVLAGFQDQLPRGTTLKVRGQVDSMRSSFTALSYGVLFAIVLVYLLMVVNFQSWTDPLIVLMALPGALCGIIWMLFVTQTTISVPSLMGTIMCVGVATANSILVVTFANDQRRLGKNAHDAAWAAGVTRIRPVLMTAGAMILGMLPMALGIGEGAEQNAPLGRAVIGGLMMATVATLVFVPVMYSLIRVKPPRAIEDLDRIEEFGKA, encoded by the coding sequence ATGTGGATCGTCCGCTTGGCGCTGATGCGCCCCTACACCTTCGTCGTCGCATCGATGTTGATCGCCATCGCCGGCGTGATCTCGATTCGTCGGATGGAGACCGACATCTTTCCGCAAGTCAATATTCCGGTCGTCGCGATCATTTGGAACTACGAGGGGATTCCGCCGGACGAAATGGAGAAGCGGATCGTCGGCAGCTTTGAACGGGTGCTCTTCTCCACCGTCAGCGATATCGAACATGTCGAGAGCCAGTCGCTCAACGGGATCAGCGTCGTCAAGGTCTTCCTGCAGGAAGGGGCCAGTATCGAAGCGGCGATTTCGCAGATCGTCGCGACTTCGCAGCAGTCGCTGAAGTCGATGCCGCCGGGAATTTTTCCGCCGCTGGTGATGCGGTATAACGCCGCCAACGTGCCGATCGTGCAGGCGTCGATCGGCAGCGATGTGCTGACCGAACAGCAGCTGTACGACTTGGCGATCAACACGATGCGCCCTGGATTGGCACCGGTCCGCGGTGCCCAGCTGACCTGGCCCTACGGCGGCAAGGTGCGTCAGATCATGATCGATATCGATCCGCAAAAACTGCACGCCTGGGGCATCTCGCCGGGAGAGATCTCCGAGGCGGTCAACGTGCAGAATCTGATCCTTCCCTCCGGATCGGTGAAGATCGGCGTTCAGGAGATGAACGTGCGGCTCAACGGCAGCACCCAGGCCGTCGAGGCGATCAGCGAACTGCCGATCAAATCGATTGGCAATCGAACGATCACGATCGGCGACGTGGCGGTGGTGCGCGATGGTTTTGCCCCGCAGCGGAACATCGTCCATGTCGATGGCAAGCGGGGCGTGTTGCAGCCGATTTTGAAGTCCAGCGGATCGACGTTGGATATCGTCCGCGGAGTTCGCGATCGGTTGCCGGCGGTGTTGAACACGTTGCCCGAAGCGATGAAGGTGACGCTGTTGGCCGATCAATCGATCTTTGTTCGCAATGCGGTGCACGGCGTGTTGGTCGAAGCGGCGATCGCCGCGGGGCTGACCGGAGCGATGATTCTGTTGTTCTTGGGGTCGTGGCGTAGCACGCTGATCATTGTGATTTCGATCCCGCTTGCGATCCTCGCCTCGATCACCGTCATGGGCGCGCTGGGCCATTCGCTCAACGTGATGACCTTGGGCGGGCTGGCCTTGGCCGTTGGTATTCTGGTCGACGACGCAACGGTGGAGATCGAAAACATCCATCGCAATCTGCATCAGAGGAAAGCGCTCACGCGGTCGATCCTCGATGGGGCACAACAGATTGCGATGCCTGCGCTGGTTTCGACACTCTGCATCTGCATTGTTTTCCTCCCCGTCTGGTTTATCACCGGAACCGCCCGCGCACTGTTTGTGCCGATGGCGATGGCGGTGGTCTTTGCGATGCTGGCTAGTTATCTGTTGAGCCGGACGTTGGTCCCGACGATGACCCGCTATCTGTTGGCTGCGGAAGTCGACCGCTATGTGACGGCCGATGCTTCGGAAGCTGGAGCCGGGCTGTTCATGCGACTTCATCACGTCTTTAATCGCGCTTTTGAGTGGATGCGGGGGATCTATGGCAGTGGCTTGTCGTGGCTGTTGGCGCACCGGATCGCCGTGACAGTGCTGTTCCTCGGTTTTTCGCTCGGGTCCTTTGCGCTGCTGCCAATGATCGGGCAGGATTTCTTTCCCTCGGTCGATTCGGGGCAGATGCGGTTGCATGTGCGGGCCCCCGCGGGGACGCGCGTCGAAGAGACCGAACGCCACTTTGCCCGCGTGGTCGATACGGTTCGCGAAGTCATCCCGGCCGAAGAGATCGAATCGATCATCGACAACATGGGGATTCCGAACAGCGGAATCAATCTGGCGCTCAGCGATGGCACGTTGATGTCGTCGGCCGACGGTGAGATTCTGATCACGCTGGGGCCGGGGCATGCGCCGACCGACGTCTACAAAAAGAATTTGCGTGGCGAGTTGATGCGCCGCTTTCCTGAATTGATCTTCTTCTACAAACCGCCAGATATCATCACCCAGGTCCTGAACTTTGGACTCTCGGCCCCCGTCGATATCCAACTGGTGGGACCGCGAAGGAATCTGGCAGCCAATTATGAAATCGCCAAACAGATTCGCGACCAGCTGCAAGAGATCCCGGGTGCGGCCGATGTGCGGATCCACCAGGTGCCCTACGCGCCGGAGTTGCAGATCGAAACCGATCGGACCCTTTTGAGTCAGTTGGGGATTTCGCAGCGTGAACTGGCCAACGATGTGTTGGTTTCGCTCAGCTCCAGCAAACAAGCGGCTCCCAACTACTGGCTGGATCCGAAGAAGGGGATTCAGTATCCGTTGGTCGTGCAATCGCCACAGCGCCAGGTGACTTCGGTTGCCGCGATTTCGGCGACTCCGATCACATCGCGCGAAGGTGCCAATGCGTCCCAGTTGTTGGGCAACCTGGCTCAGGTGACACGCCGCGTCGGGCCCTCCAACGTGACCCACTACAACGTGGCGCCGAGCCTGGATGTGCTTGCCAATGTCGAGGGGACCGATCTGGGGAGCGTCGCGGCGGAGGTCGATCGCGTGCTGGCCGGATTCCAGGATCAATTACCACGGGGGACGACGCTGAAGGTCCGCGGCCAAGTCGACAGCATGCGTTCGTCCTTCACTGCACTCTCCTACGGCGTGCTGTTTGCAATCGTGTTGGTCTATCTATTGATGGTCGTCAACTTTCAATCGTGGACCGACCCGTTGATCGTCTTGATGGCGTTGCCGGGAGCGTTGTGCGGCATCATTTGGATGCTGTTTGTCACGCAGACGACGATCAGCGTGCCGTCGTTGATGGGGACGATCATGTGCGTTGGGGTTGCTACCGCCAACTCCATTCTGGTCGTTACGTTTGCTAACGATCAACGGCGACTCGGCAAGAACGCGCACGATGCCGCTTGGGCGGCCGGCGTGACGCGGATTCGCCCCGTCCTGATGACGGCCGGAGCGATGATTCTAGGCATGTTGCCGATGGCGTTGGGGATTGGCGAAGGTGCCGAACAGAACGCTCCGTTGGGACGCGCGGTGATCGGGGGACTGATGATGGCAACCGTTGCCACGCTGGTCTTCGTGCCCGTTATGTACAGCTTGATTCGCGTCAAACCACCGCGAGCTATCGAAGATCTGGATCGAATCGAGGAATTTGGGAAAGCATGA